In Treponema primitia ZAS-2, a genomic segment contains:
- a CDS encoding FMN-binding protein — protein sequence MKGTKVSGILKLGIILTLYATVACVGLAFVYSATEKVIEERQQADLEAALKELFPDADGFDDLKGAIKSPDPSVSFGDQYKVLRGGSVIGAAIRATGASYGGPATILAGVDTGGKISGVKILESSDTPGLGANAGSPTYFVDKAKGLTFYGQFAGKSVNDPFEVKGDVIAITASTITSRSITHIVKTAGSAVRTWLETSGGVK from the coding sequence ATGAAGGGAACGAAAGTTTCAGGTATTTTAAAACTCGGTATCATCCTGACCCTCTACGCCACTGTGGCCTGCGTGGGCCTGGCCTTCGTGTATTCCGCCACGGAAAAGGTTATCGAAGAGCGTCAGCAGGCGGATCTGGAAGCCGCCCTGAAGGAGCTGTTTCCCGATGCAGATGGCTTCGATGATCTTAAGGGTGCAATTAAAAGCCCCGACCCGTCGGTTAGCTTTGGGGACCAATACAAAGTTCTCCGGGGGGGCAGCGTTATAGGCGCCGCCATCCGGGCTACCGGCGCCAGTTACGGCGGGCCGGCAACGATCTTGGCCGGTGTGGACACCGGCGGAAAAATCAGCGGCGTTAAAATACTGGAGAGCTCCGATACCCCCGGGCTGGGGGCAAATGCCGGGTCCCCCACTTATTTTGTGGATAAAGCAAAGGGCTTAACCTTTTACGGCCAGTTCGCCGGGAAATCTGTAAACGACCCCTTTGAAGTGAAGGGCGATGTGATCGCCATTACGGCGTCCACCATCACCAGCCGATCCATTACCCACATCGTTAAAACCGCAGGATCCGCGGTCCGGACTTGGCTGGAAACTTCAGGAGGCGTTAAATGA
- the rsxE gene encoding electron transport complex subunit RsxE produces the protein MNRFFKIFTNGLIKENPLLVLMIGLCSSLAVTTSVVNGIGMGLSMTFVLLMSEVVISIFRKLIPESIRIPVFIIVIAAFTTVIDYMLKAYFPDLSKAMGVFIPLIVVNCIIMGRVESFASKQPLGNVIFDALGMGLGYTWVLTGISLVRELLGNGTILGIQIFPDSYTPILFFILPPGGFFIFALFISFNLFLKSKNKEART, from the coding sequence ATGAACCGGTTCTTCAAAATATTTACCAATGGCTTGATAAAGGAAAATCCCCTGCTGGTGCTGATGATAGGGCTCTGTTCATCCCTGGCAGTTACCACTTCGGTGGTTAACGGTATAGGTATGGGGCTTTCCATGACCTTCGTGCTCCTCATGTCGGAAGTGGTGATCAGTATCTTCCGGAAACTCATCCCCGAGTCCATCCGTATACCGGTGTTCATCATCGTTATCGCCGCCTTTACCACCGTAATAGACTATATGCTCAAGGCCTACTTTCCGGATCTGTCCAAGGCCATGGGGGTCTTTATCCCCCTTATCGTGGTTAACTGCATCATCATGGGCCGGGTCGAATCCTTTGCATCCAAACAGCCCTTGGGAAATGTAATCTTTGACGCCCTGGGCATGGGCTTGGGGTATACCTGGGTACTTACGGGAATATCCCTTGTCAGGGAACTTCTGGGGAACGGCACCATCCTGGGTATCCAGATCTTCCCCGACAGCTATACCCCGATTCTGTTCTTCATCCTGCCCCCGGGAGGGTTCTTTATCTTTGCCCTCTTCATCAGTTTCAATCTCTTTCTTAAATCCAAGAACAAGGAGGCCCGGACATGA
- a CDS encoding RnfABCDGE type electron transport complex subunit D has product MAQNESLSQELFLSSSPHIASKVAARNLMTNVLIALAPATVFGVLIYGIPALLNILVSIVAAVAGESLFRCITKQDIRAKDLSAVVTGLLLALVLPPTTPLWMTALGAVFAVVVAKEFFGGLGANVFNPALIGRAFLLMSFPASIATWARPLGFGTTLTDAVTGPTPLGIFKLSGGLPGVGADFVAAGLAKTPDYWTTIKTLFIGIHGGTTGESSILLILVGAIFLLATKTIDWRAPLTMIVSACILSLILGMDPLFSIFSGGLIFGAFFMATDYVSAPLTAKGKLIFGCGAGIIAVLIRVFGNYPEGVSYGILIMNAATPFLNRFLQKKYGFVPKKKPAPAGGAQGGTK; this is encoded by the coding sequence ATGGCACAAAATGAATCTCTCTCTCAGGAGCTTTTCCTCTCCTCAAGCCCTCACATTGCATCAAAAGTTGCTGCCCGTAACCTGATGACCAATGTGCTGATTGCCCTGGCGCCTGCCACGGTCTTCGGGGTGCTTATCTACGGAATTCCCGCACTGTTGAACATCCTGGTATCCATAGTGGCAGCGGTAGCGGGGGAATCCCTGTTCCGGTGCATCACCAAACAAGATATCCGGGCTAAGGACCTTTCCGCCGTGGTAACCGGGCTGCTTTTAGCCCTGGTACTTCCCCCCACAACCCCCCTCTGGATGACCGCCCTGGGAGCGGTTTTCGCCGTGGTGGTGGCCAAGGAATTCTTCGGCGGCCTGGGGGCCAATGTGTTTAACCCCGCCCTCATCGGCCGGGCTTTTCTCCTCATGAGTTTCCCCGCTTCCATAGCCACCTGGGCCCGGCCCCTGGGCTTTGGAACCACCCTGACCGATGCGGTAACCGGCCCCACTCCCCTGGGAATTTTTAAACTGAGCGGAGGTTTACCGGGGGTGGGCGCGGACTTTGTCGCCGCCGGGCTGGCCAAAACTCCCGACTACTGGACCACTATAAAGACCCTCTTTATCGGTATCCACGGGGGCACCACCGGTGAATCATCCATACTGCTTATCCTGGTCGGGGCGATCTTCCTCCTGGCCACAAAAACCATTGACTGGCGGGCGCCGCTCACCATGATTGTGTCCGCCTGTATCCTGTCCCTGATACTGGGGATGGATCCCCTTTTCAGCATATTTTCCGGGGGGCTCATTTTCGGTGCCTTCTTCATGGCCACTGACTATGTATCCGCCCCCCTCACCGCCAAAGGAAAACTCATCTTCGGCTGCGGCGCGGGGATCATCGCGGTACTTATCAGGGTATTCGGGAACTACCCCGAGGGGGTTTCCTACGGCATCCTGATCATGAACGCCGCCACCCCATTCCTCAACCGCTTCCTTCAAAAAAAATATGGCTTTGTGCCTAAGAAAAAGCCCGCCCCTGCCGGCGGCGCACAGGGGGGTACAAAATGA
- the rsxC gene encoding electron transport complex subunit RsxC, which produces MAVSTFKRGLLLPTRKHATEGTPVELAPLPKQVVIPINQHFGAPNKCLVNVGDHVRRGQKIADAAAPGPMTVPVHASISGVVKKIEPRTQSNNTEGICVTIEADPDAAGGEEFLPPLDPFTCTKEEALARIREAGITGMGGAAFPCHVKLNPPPNKPIDFIIADGAECEPYLTTDEAVLTEKPNMLILGLTIVMKITGVKKAIIGMEDNKEKLIPMIEREIRLNEQAASVGEISIGLCKTRYPQGGEKLLITALTGREVPSGGLPMDAGCIVQNVGTLVAIAEAFTLGKPLVDRDLTVSGGACKMPKNIRAPIGTLLTDLPPVFMEVDYDKLKKILFGGPMMGNAVPNLNIPIQKNTSGIILLTAAETVAELEGPCIRCGRCIRNCSARLSPVIMNMALEAGDLDEAVAAGLMDCIECGSCTFMCPARIKLVQRFRIGKQRLRIRQQAQQAAQAAKAAAAQPAPAKT; this is translated from the coding sequence ATGGCGGTAAGCACATTTAAGAGAGGTCTGTTGCTTCCAACCCGGAAACATGCGACCGAGGGGACGCCCGTAGAACTGGCCCCCCTTCCCAAACAGGTGGTAATTCCCATTAACCAGCACTTCGGCGCGCCGAATAAGTGTCTGGTAAATGTAGGAGACCATGTCAGACGGGGACAGAAGATTGCCGATGCGGCGGCTCCGGGCCCAATGACTGTACCGGTCCACGCATCCATAAGCGGTGTAGTAAAGAAGATTGAGCCCCGGACTCAGTCCAATAACACCGAAGGGATCTGCGTAACTATTGAAGCGGATCCGGACGCAGCGGGTGGGGAAGAATTTCTCCCCCCCCTGGACCCCTTTACCTGTACCAAAGAGGAAGCCCTGGCCCGGATTCGGGAGGCGGGGATCACCGGTATGGGGGGCGCGGCCTTCCCCTGCCACGTAAAACTCAACCCGCCACCGAATAAGCCCATTGATTTTATCATTGCCGACGGCGCCGAGTGTGAGCCCTACCTTACCACAGATGAAGCGGTATTGACCGAAAAACCCAACATGCTGATCCTTGGCCTTACCATCGTCATGAAGATCACCGGGGTCAAAAAGGCCATCATCGGGATGGAGGACAACAAAGAAAAACTCATCCCCATGATAGAACGGGAAATCCGGCTGAATGAACAAGCCGCCTCGGTAGGTGAAATCAGCATAGGGCTCTGTAAGACCCGGTATCCCCAGGGTGGGGAGAAACTGCTCATCACCGCCCTGACCGGCCGGGAGGTTCCCTCCGGGGGGCTGCCCATGGATGCGGGCTGTATAGTCCAGAATGTAGGGACCCTGGTGGCTATAGCCGAAGCCTTTACCCTGGGCAAGCCCTTGGTGGACCGGGACCTGACCGTAAGCGGCGGCGCCTGTAAGATGCCCAAAAACATCCGGGCCCCCATCGGCACCCTGTTAACTGATCTGCCCCCGGTATTTATGGAAGTTGATTACGATAAACTCAAGAAAATTCTTTTCGGCGGCCCCATGATGGGCAACGCGGTACCGAACCTGAATATTCCCATACAGAAAAATACCTCCGGGATCATCCTCCTCACTGCTGCGGAAACCGTGGCGGAATTGGAAGGTCCCTGTATCCGCTGCGGACGTTGTATCAGAAACTGTTCGGCCAGGCTTTCCCCGGTCATCATGAACATGGCCCTGGAAGCGGGAGACCTGGACGAAGCGGTCGCCGCCGGGCTGATGGATTGTATTGAATGCGGCAGCTGCACCTTCATGTGTCCCGCCCGGATTAAGCTGGTCCAGCGTTTCCGGATCGGGAAACAGCGCCTGAGGATACGACAGCAAGCCCAACAGGCTGCTCAAGCGGCCAAGGCGGCGGCTGCACAGCCCGCCCCGGCAAAAACCTAA
- the dnaJ gene encoding molecular chaperone DnaJ: MAKRDYYEVLGIQKDASKDDIKKAYRKLAIQYHPDKNPGNKEAEEKFKEATEAYEILSDDQKRPAYDQFGHAGVEGMGGGQDFSQAFRGFEDIFSGDLGGIFETFFGGGGRRSSGGGQGGVRQGANLRYDIEIPFKDAIFGSKVEIQYSRNESCPTCKGSGAANGAGKKVCPTCQGSGQVRHSQGFFSVASACPSCGGEGYIIEHPCKDCGGTGTQKKRQKIMVTIPAGVENGRRVVIPRQGDAGPNGGPPGDLYVFIRVKAHEYFERQDDDLYCAVPISITQASLGADIQVPTLDGKTIKVKIPPGIQNGKLLRIRDEGVPNGSRRGNLYIKVIVQIPAKLSKRGRELMEELAKVEGEVDSPKPISLSELAGQ; this comes from the coding sequence TTGGCAAAGCGCGATTACTACGAAGTATTGGGAATACAAAAAGACGCCTCCAAGGATGATATAAAAAAGGCGTACCGCAAGCTTGCCATACAATACCACCCGGATAAAAACCCGGGGAACAAGGAAGCGGAAGAGAAGTTCAAGGAAGCCACCGAAGCCTACGAGATACTCTCGGACGACCAGAAGCGGCCCGCCTACGATCAGTTCGGCCATGCCGGGGTTGAAGGTATGGGCGGCGGTCAGGACTTTTCCCAGGCCTTCCGGGGATTTGAGGATATATTCTCCGGGGATTTAGGCGGCATCTTTGAGACCTTCTTTGGGGGCGGCGGGCGCCGGTCTTCCGGCGGGGGACAGGGCGGGGTCCGGCAGGGCGCCAACCTCCGCTACGATATCGAAATACCCTTTAAGGACGCCATATTCGGCAGCAAAGTTGAGATACAGTATTCCCGGAATGAAAGCTGCCCCACCTGCAAAGGTTCCGGTGCGGCCAACGGCGCAGGGAAAAAGGTCTGTCCCACCTGCCAGGGTTCCGGTCAGGTCCGCCATAGCCAGGGATTTTTCTCTGTGGCCAGTGCCTGTCCTTCCTGCGGAGGGGAGGGGTACATCATTGAACATCCCTGTAAGGACTGCGGCGGCACGGGAACCCAGAAAAAACGGCAAAAGATCATGGTCACCATCCCGGCGGGGGTGGAAAACGGCAGAAGGGTGGTTATACCCCGGCAGGGAGACGCCGGCCCGAACGGCGGGCCTCCGGGGGATCTCTACGTGTTTATCCGGGTTAAAGCCCACGAATACTTTGAACGCCAGGACGATGACCTCTACTGTGCGGTACCCATTTCCATAACCCAGGCCAGTCTGGGGGCGGACATACAGGTGCCAACTCTGGACGGAAAAACCATTAAAGTTAAAATTCCCCCGGGAATCCAAAACGGCAAACTCCTGCGTATCCGTGATGAAGGGGTTCCCAACGGGTCCCGCCGGGGTAACCTCTACATCAAGGTAATAGTCCAGATACCCGCAAAACTCTCCAAACGGGGACGGGAACTTATGGAAGAACTGGCCAAGGTTGAAGGAGAGGTGGATTCGCCAAAACCCATTTCCCTTTCCGAGCTGGCCGGGCAATGA